In Citrus sinensis cultivar Valencia sweet orange chromosome 4, DVS_A1.0, whole genome shotgun sequence, one DNA window encodes the following:
- the LOC102606898 gene encoding polyamine oxidase 1-like has protein sequence MKVSCSVVVFALVFHFFLVTGSRSPPPSDSIIIIGAGMSGIMAAKTLEEAGYKDYIILEADSRIGGRVHKGQVDGNTVEMGANWLFSGGPKSSPAHEIAKKIMLRTLYSDYGNLSSNIYKQGGGLYEKHVVESSFKVADARQEFGINLSKILSSKQGRDEDISILGSQRLFKQVPKGPLDMAVDYFYNDFEEAEPTRISSLKNTFPRQLMEDFGEDSYFVADPRGFETVVHYIANQFLSHNNNKITDPRLKLKKTVRKIYQSKNKVIITTEDGSVYHANYVIVTVSVGVLQSDLIEFVPRLPLWKKLAINNFDMAIYTKIFMKFPCKFWPTGPGTEFFLYAHETRGYFTIWQHLENELPGENMIFVTVTDEESRRIEQQSEKKTKAEIMQVLKKMFGNGKQIPEPDTMLIPKWWSNRLYKGSYSNWPNGYTLHSYHDLQQPFDRLYFAGEHTNSTYLGYVDGAYFSGINTANALIKCLKHFCEGRRS, from the exons atgaaggtTTCATGCTCTGTTGTGGTGTTTGCTCTagtgtttcattttttcttagtCACAGGTTCCCGGTCACCGCCACCGTCGGATTCGATAATCATCATCGGCGCGGGAATGTCAG gAATTATGGCAGCAAAGACACTTGAAGAAGCTGGATACAAAGATTACATAATATTGGAAGCAGACTCCAGGATTGGTGGCAGGGTTCACAAAGGGCAGGTTGATGGAAACACGGTGGAAATGGGTGCCAACTGGCTTTTTAGTGGAGGTCCAAAGTCTAGTCCTGCACATGAAATTGCTAAGAAGATTATGCTGAGGACACTCTACTCAGACTATGGAAACCTCTCTTCAAATATCTACAAACAAGG GGGTGGATTATACGAGAAGCATGTTGTTGAATCTTCTTTTAAAGTTGCAGATGCAAGACAGGAATTTGGCATAAACCTATCAAAAATCTTATCTTCTAAACAAGGACGGGACGAGGACATCTCAATTTTGGGATCACAACGCCTTTTCAAACA GGTTCCGAAGGGTCCACTTGACATGGCTGTTGATTACttttataatgattttgaAGAGGCAGAGCCAACTAGAATTTCAAGTTTGAAGAATACATTTCCTCGGCAGCTCATGGAGGATTTTGGGGAAGATTCTTACTTTGTTGCTGATCCTAGAGGCTTCGAAACTGTTGTCCATTACATTGCCAACCAGTTTCTTTCTCataataacaataagattACGGATCCCAGACTCAAGCTAAAGAAG ACAGTGAGAAAGATCTATCAGTCAAAgaataaagtaataattacAACAGAAGACGGCTCTGTATATCATGCAAACTATGTCATTGTTACCGTCAGTGTTGGAGTACTTCAAAGTGATCTCATCGAATTCGTCCCACGTTTGCCG CTATGGAAAAAACTGGCGATCAACAACTTCGACATGGCAATTTATACGaagatatttatgaaattccCATGCAAATTCTGGCCGACGGGCCCTGGAACTGAGTTCTTCCTTTATGCCCATGAAACACGTGgttattttacaatttggCAG CATTTGGAGAATGAACTGCCAGGAGAAAACATGATATTTGTGACGGTAACAGATGAAGAATCAAGGAGGATAGAGCAACAATCagaaaaaaagacaaaggCTGAGATTATGCAGGTCCTTAAGAAAATGTTTGGTAATGGGAAACAAATTCCCGAGCCAGACACAATGCTTATTCCAAAATGGTGGTCCAATAGGTTGTACAAGGGGAGCTACTCAAATTGGCCCAACGGTTATACTCTTCATAGCTATCATGATTTACAGCAACCATTTGATAGACTTTACTTCGCAGGGGAGCATACTAATTCTACATATTTAGGATATGTAGATGGTGCTTATTTTTCAG GTATTAATACTGCAAATGCTTTGATCAAGTGCCTCAAACACTTTTGTGAAGGACGTCGAAGCTAA
- the LOC127901853 gene encoding uncharacterized protein LOC127901853 yields the protein MEKFFKKKPQLPSPLEGTSHGSYEVNLQNLPADPGLRPCIDSYNCNIRDQVRRIYLQRGPFQPKGHNFKFEKFGNQQRRFVSDWFKEFGSWLEYSIKEESAYCLFCYLFKEDNGDQAGSDTFTGKGFKNWKKKEKLKIHEGGVNSAHNRARQKCERLMNQKQHITTFFERQSEKTQSEYETRLNAVVDCIRFLLNQGLAFRGHDESDGSSNKGNFLELLHFLADHNEDINAVTFKNTPLNLQMTSPKIQKDIVSCVATETTNAIIREMDGALFSILIDESRDISTKEQMAVVLRYVDKNGYVVERFVGIEHVSSTTAASLKESLDNMFSRFGLSLSMLRGQGYDGASNMQGEFNGLKTLILEENESAYYVHCFAHQLQLALISVAKKHEEVNSLFNLVSMLVNVVGVSAKRRDILHEKHALAVIEALGKGELSSGQGLNQEITLKRPADTRWSSHYGTLMSIISMFPSVVDVLEVIEVEGNSEQRFQANTLLKLMQSFDFVFCLFLMKNILGYANELSRALQRKDQDILNAVKLVEVYKHNLQKLRDSGWDSLFGQVSTFCSKHDIDVLDMDDLFLIPGRSRRKAREITNLHRYRVELFYAVLDMQLQELNNRFNESNTQLLICLACLCPNDLFAAFDKEKLLRLAEFYPKDFSAIDLIALEMQLDVYIMDLRSSAEFSELKGIGELARTMVKTKKDKVYPLVYQLVTLALILPVATATVERVFSAMNFLKNRLRNRMGDQWLNDNLVVYIEKDVFACIDNEDIIRRFQNMKTRREQLKKF from the coding sequence AtggaaaaattttttaaaaagaaaccaCAGCTCCCATCTCCTTTAGAAGGAACTAGTCATGGTTCATATGAAgtcaatttacaaaatttgccTGCTGACCCTGGCTTACGACCTTGTATTGATAgttataattgtaatattcGAGATCAAGTCCGAAGAATATACTTACAAAGGGGTCCTTTTCAACCTAAGGGgcacaattttaaatttgagaaatttggaAATCAACAACGACGATTTGTTTCGGATTGGTTCAAAGAATTTGGTTCTTGGCTGGAATATAGTATAAAAGAAGAGTCTGCATATTGTCTTTTTTGTTATCTTTTCAAAGAAGATAATGGTGATCAAGCAGGTAGTGATACTTTTACTGGGAAAGGAtttaaaaattggaaaaaaaaagaaaaattaaagattcatGAAGGAGGTGTCAATAGTGCCCATAATCGAGCTAGGCAGAAATGTGAAAGGTTGATGAATCAGAAACAACATATTACAACATTTTTTGAAAGACAATCCGAGAAAACTCAAAGTGAATATGAAACTCGCTTGAATGCTGTTGTTGATTGTATTcgatttcttttaaatcaagGGCTAGCATTTCGTGGGCATGATGAGTCTGATGGTTCAAGCAACAAAGGGAATTTTCTTGAGCTTTTACACTTCCTTGCTGATCATAATGAAGATATTAATGCTGTTACTTTCAAAAATACTCCTCTAAATCTGCAAATGACATCTCCAAAGATCCAAAAAGACATTGTAAGTTGTGTTGCAACTGAAACTACTAATGCTATTATTAGAGAGATGGATGGTGcattattttctattctaaTTGATGAGTCTCGTGATATATCTACAAAAGAGCAAATGGCTGTTGTATTACGTTATGTGGATAAGAATGGATATGTGGTTGAACGTTTTGTAGGCATTGAACATGTTTCTAGCACTACAGCTGCCTCACTTAAAGAATCTCTTGACAATATGTTTTCAAGGTTTGGATTGAGTTTGTCAATGTTACGTGGGCAAGGTTATGATGGGGCAAGTAATATGCAGGGTGAGTTTAATGGTTTGAAAACGCTCATTTTAGAGGAGAATGAATCTGCTTATTATGTTCATTGTTTTGCTCATCAACTTCAGTTAGCTCTTATTTCCGTGGCAAAAAAGCATGAGGAAgttaattctttattcaatTTAGTTTCAATGCTAGTTAATGTTGTTGGAGTGTCAGCTAAACGTCGTGACATTCTACATGAGAAACATGCTCTTGCAGTTATTGAAGCATTAGGTAAAGGCGAGCTTTCAAGTGGACAAGGTTTAAATCAGGAGATTACTTTAAAGCGTCCTGCTGATACACGCTGGTCTTCTCATTATGGTACGTTAATGAGCATAATTTCTATGTTTCCATCTGTGGTTGATGTGCTTGAGGTAATTGAAGTTGAAGGAAATTCTGAACAAAGATTTCAAGCTAATACGCTATTGAAGTTGATGCaatcatttgattttgtattttgtttattcttaatgaaaaatattcttggCTATGCAAATGAATTGTCACGAGCACTACAAAGGAAAGATCAAGATATTTTGAATGCTGTAAAATTGGTTGAAGTTTATAAGCATAACCTTCAGAAGTTGAGAGATAGTGGATGGGATTCTTTATTTGGTCAAGTTTCTACTTTCTGTAGCAAGCATGATATCGATGTtttagatatggatgatttgtttttaattccaGGGCGATCACGCCGTAAAGCTCGAGAGATCACAAATTTACATCGGTATCGAGTTGAGTTATTTTATGCTGTCTTAGACATGCAACTTCAAGAGCTAAATAATCGTTTCAATGAGTCAAATACTCAGTTGCTTATTTGTTTGGCTTGTCTATGTCCAAATGATTTGTTTGCAGCTTTTGACAAGGAAAAATTACTGCGACTTGCTGAATTTTATCCTAAAGATTTTTCTGCAATAGATCTTATAGCACTTGAGATGCAACTTGATGTATACATTATGGATTTACGATCTAGTGCAGAATTTTCAGAATTGAAAGGGATTGGTGAACTTGCAAGGACAATGGTTAAGACTAAAAAGGACAAAGTGTACCCGTTAGTTTACCAATTGGTTACATTGGCTTTAATTCTACCTGTAGCTACTGCCACTGTAGAAAGAGTATTTTCAGCCATGAATTTTTTGAAGAATCGACTTCGAAACCGGATGGGTGATCAATGGCTGAATGATAACTTAGTTGTATACATAGAAAAAGATGTATTTGCTTGTATTGACAATGAAGATATTATTCGacgttttcaaaatatgaaaacacGTCGAGAACAGTTgaagaagttttaa
- the LOC127901745 gene encoding uncharacterized protein LOC127901745, translating to MWQVSGMPCKHAVAAILHKGGQPENYVHHYLTKESFMMTYMGTINPNPDECAWPEVEAEPSPNVMVPVKVGPFDIKALVGRPKKKRTKEPGETKLTSKMFTIKCSACICLGHNKRGCPNFPKTTRTIEGSNRTSLSAQASDITSSTAQHGTNPQSQEVDVNEQSIVNSSKQAN from the exons ATGTGGCAAGTTAGTGGAATGCCTTGCAAACATGCAGTAGCTGCTATTCTTCATAAAGGAGGGCAACCTGAAAATTATGTGCATCATTATCTGACCAAGGAATCTTTTATGATGACATACATGGGGACTATAAATCCTAATCCTGATGAGTGTGCTTGGCCTGAAGTGGAAGCTGAACCTTCCCCTAATGTTATGGTGCCTGTGAAAGTTGGACCATTTGACATAAAGGCTCTAGTTGGTAGaccgaaaaagaaaagaacaaaagaaccTGGTGAGACCAAACTAACTAGTAAAATGTTTACTATCAAATGTAGTGCTTGCATATGTCTTGGGCACAACAAAAGGGGTTGCcctaattttccaaaaaccaCAAGAACTATAGAG GGAAGCAATAGGACTTCATTAAGTGCACag GCAAGTGATATCACTTCATCAACTGCACAG CATGGAACTAACCCACAATCTCAAGAAGTAGATGTCAATGAACAATCAATTGTCAATAGTTCTAAACAAGCTAATTAG